The Sesamum indicum cultivar Zhongzhi No. 13 linkage group LG1, S_indicum_v1.0, whole genome shotgun sequence genome includes a window with the following:
- the LOC105171521 gene encoding malonyl-coenzyme:anthocyanin 5-O-glucoside-6'''-O-malonyltransferase-like, with protein sequence MATTIKRVTVQECCNIAPPTAAGDEAEQSLPLTFFDILWLYIHPTQRLLFYQFPCSAKDFLETIVPSLKKSLSRTLGNYLPLAGNLLIHPSNSGMPEFRYSPGDSVSVTFAEWSENFDFDYLTGNQARNSDMFYALVPVLPEPRVESESAFKIIPLLAIQATLFPETGICIGITNHHAVGDASSIVGFIKAWSRAAKLGENQQLSAENQSLPFFDRSVIKDPSGRANLFWNQMRLFQVGSSYLEFPTNKVRATYVLQNNDIHILKNLALAREPGLPHLSSFTVTTGYVWACLVKSAAEAGEEVDDDEPEYFGFAVDARHRLEPPVPATYFGNCLAFVVTESTHRLLRGSAGFVVAVKLIGELISQKVNNKEEILRDADDWIVKYGSPLLGKRTLGVVGSPKFDLYDADFGWGKPNKYESMSTDRYGSMSVCKSREFEGGLEIGLSLPRKKMDAFAAIFSDGLKTSTSQ encoded by the coding sequence ATGGCTACAACGATAAAAAGGGTCACCGTTCAAGAGTGTTGTAACATTGCACCGCCCACTGCCGCTGGAGATGAGGCGGAGCAATCCCTGCCTCTTACATTCTTCGACATTCTCTGGCTATACATTCACCCAACTCAGCGTCTTCTCTTCTACCAATTCCCCTGCTCCGCCAAAGATTTCCTGGAAACTATTGTCCCAAGTCTCAAGAAATCTCTCTCTCGAACTCTAGGAAATTACCTTCCCCTGGCAGGAAACTTACTAATCCATCCCTCGAATTCAGGCATGCCTGAGTTTCGCTACAGCCCTGGGGACTCAGTTTCCGTCACCTTTGCAGAGTGGAGCGAAAATTTTGACTTTGATTACCTGACAGGTAACCAAGCCCGGAATTCAGATATGTTCTATGCTTTGGTTCCTGTATTGCCAGAACCCAGAGTTGAATCTGAATCGGCCTTTAAAATAATACCACTTCTAGCTATCCAGGCCACTCTTTTTCCAGAAACAGGCATTTGTATTGGCATTACTAACCATCACGCCGTTGGGGACGCCAGTTCAATAGTGGGATTCATTAAAGCTTGGAGTAGAGCAGCCAAACTTGGGGAAAATCAGCAACTTTCAGCTGAAAATCAATCACTTCCATTTTTCGACAGATCCGTGATTAAAGATCCATCAGGGCGGGCAAACCTTTTTTGGAACCAAATGAGGCTTTTCCAGGTTGGGTCATCTTATTTAGAATTTCCTACTAATAAAGTCCGAGCAACGTATGTTCTGCAAAACAATGACATCCACATACTCAAGAACTTGGCGTTAGCTAGAGAACCAGGTCTACCTCACTTATCGTCTTTTACAGTAACAACTGGTTATGTTTGGGCCTGTTTGGTGAAATCTGCAGCTGAAGCTGGGGAAGAAGTTGACGATGATGAGCCCGAATACTTTGGCTTCGCCGTGGACGCCAGGCACAGGCTGGAACCGCCAGTGCCAGCCACGTATTTTGGGAACTGCTTGGCGTTTGTCGTGACAGAATCCACGCACAGGCTACTTAGAGGAAGTGCTGGATTTGTTGTCGCAGTAAAGTTAATTGGAGAGCTTATTAGTCAAAAGGTAAATAACAAGGAGGAAATCTTGAGAGATGCCGATGACTGGATAGTCAAGTATGGGTCGCCATTATTGGGTAAACGGACTCTTGGGGTGGTGGGATCGCCAAAATTCGACTTGTATGATGCGGATTTTGGGTGGGGAAAACCGAACAAGTATGAATCGATGTCGACAGATAGGTATGGATCCATGTCAGTTTGCAAGTCGAGGGAATTTGAGGGAGGTCTAGAGATTGGTTTGTCTTTGCCTAGGAAGAAAATGGATGCCTTTGCAGCCATCTTCTCTGATGGACTAAAGACATCAACTTCTCAATAA
- the LOC105171529 gene encoding ankyrin repeat and zinc finger domain-containing protein 1 has protein sequence MATPPATATTIPPRDRPTKPQPKKQYKQDDSNRHCSIFQVSSDFFDSCRLLDSPLSSLPLPDADLSQENALRQPNLEKEIIDNSNNDTDGNGSKAMQRWSCNTCKAEFESLQDQRFHFKSDLHRFNIKLSIAGKNIIKEEDFDEATSDSLCKDYDVSSISGSEDEDERETSLPPDRQQESGGVSKSKMFVQLQNGERVSIWKGLLLDESEHVSFETDKSLVVDGAGDTYLTQREVIEKLKYVLHEPRDNTCLRIVLLARGGHFAGCVFDGNSLVAHKTFHRYVVRARAGKKQSSKDAGGRAIHSAGASLRRYNEYALKKDIQELLTLWKPYFAVASCIFIYAPSNNRLLFFDGDKPYFICQDHAIRNIPLTVRRPTFKEASRIYSLLVQISYEVSGEIAPNTKQEPLSHANARSESGPESCEMELRESVEGAKTSEACSIVTEIADLSLSVESKEQIDTVGTSTPLHEAAKSGNAQKVLELLEQGLDPCIKDERGQTPYMLASEKEVRNTFRRFMASNLEKWDWHAAKVPSALTKEMEESQAAKQAEKDAKKKARAKELKKLRKAKEKKAQAEAVQSQNGSFMSGNSGSGTAPTTKVHSQSSSSIRMSKEEELKRIQDSEREKRAAAAERRIAALKAQETGSLTAPSNTQLNNTSGSDMLCSCCNASLAGKVPFHRYHYKYCSTSCMHVHREILEDG, from the exons ATGGCGACGCCACCGGCCACCGCCACCACCATTCCCCCCAGAGATAGACCAACTAAACCGCAGCCCAAGAAGCAATACAAGCAGGATGACTCCAACCGACACTGTTCCATCTTCCAAGTCTCCTCTGACTTCTTCGATTCCTGCCGCCTTCTCGACTCGCCTTTGTCTTCGCTCCCGCTCCCGGATGCTGACCTTTCCCAGGAAAACGCTCTACGGCAACCAAATTTGGAAAAGGAGATTATCGACAATAGTAATAATGATACGGATGGTAATGGTTCTAAAGCGATGCAGAGGTGGTCTTGCAACACTTGTAAGGCGGAATTCGAGTCTCTCCAAGACCAGCGCTTTCACTTCAAATCCGACCTCCATCGTTTTAAT ATAAAGCTAAGCATTGCTGgaaaaaacattattaaagAGGAAGACTTTGATGAAGCAACCTCCGATTCATTGTGTAAAGACTACGATGTATCAAGTATTTCTGGATCAGAAGATGAGGATGAGAGAGAGACTAGCCTCCCTCCTGACAGGCAACAAGAATCTGGTGGAGTTTCAAAGAGTAAAATGTTTGTACAACTGCAGAATGGGGAGAGAGTTTCAATTTGGAAGGGTTTGCTACTTGATGAGTCTGAACATGTTTCATTTGAAACTGACAAGTCACTTGTTGTGGACGGGGCTGGGGATACATATTTGACCCAAAGAGAAGTGATCGAAAAACTGAAATACGTACTTCATGAACCTAGAGATAACACCTGCTTGAGGATTGTTTTACTTGCAAGGGGTGGGCATTTTGCTGGGTGCGTCTTTGATGGCAATTCCCTCGTGGCTCATAAGACTTTCCACCG ATATGTTGTTAGGGCCAGGGCTGGTAAAAAGCAGTCATCAAAAGATGCAGGTGGCCGGGCTATTCATTCTGCTGGTGCTTCACTTCGTCGATATAATGAATATGCTCTTAAGAAG GACATTCAAGAATTGCTTACTTTATGGAAGCCGTATTTTGCTGTTGCCTCCTGCATTTTCATTTATGCTCCTTCAAATAACCGCCTACTCTTTTTTGATGGAGATAAACCTTATTTTATCTGTCAAGATCATGCAATTAGAAATATTCCATTGACTGTTAGGAGGCCTACCTTTAAGGAAGCTAGCCGAATATATAGCTTACTGGTACAAATTTCCTATGAGGTAAGTGGGGAAATAGCTCCTAATACAAAACAGGAACCTTTATCACATGCAAATGCCAGAAGTGAGAGCGGTCCTGAATCCTGTGAGATGGAGTTGAGAGAAAGTGTGGAGGGTGCGAAAACCAGTGAGGCTTGTTCTATTGTGACTGAAATTGCTGATTTATCTTTGTCAGTCGAGAGCAAAGAGCAGATTGATACTGTTGGCACATCAACTCCTTTACATGAAGCGGCAAAGTCCGGGAATGCACAAAAAGTTTTGGAACTCCTGGAGCAGGGTCTAGATCCTTGCATTAAAGATGAGAGGGGCCAAACACCTTATATGCTTGCCAGTGAGAAGGAGGTGAGGAATACTTTTAGACGCTTCATGGCATCAAACCTTGAGAAATGGGATTGGCATGCTGCTAAGGTGCCTAGTGCCCTCACAAAAGAGATGGAGGAATCTCAAGCTGCTAAGCAG GCAGAGAAAGATGCCAAGAAAAAAGCAAGAGCAAAAGAGTTGAAGAAACTACGGaaagcaaaagagaaaaaggccCAG GCAGAAGCTGTTCAATCCCAGAATGGTTCATTTATGTCGGGTAATTCTGGAAGTGGTACAGCCCCCACTACTAAAGTTCATTCTCAGTCTAGCAGTTCCATAAGAATGTCCAAAGAG GAGGAACTCAAAAGAATTCAAGATTCTGAAAGGGAAAAGAGAGCTGCTGCCGCTGAGAGACGAATAGCAGCACTAAAAGCTCAAGAAACTGGATCACTTACAGCTCCAAGCAATACGCAGTTAAATAATACAAGTGGAAGTGATATGTTATGCTCGTGCTGCAATGCGTCACTGGCTGGTAAAGTACCGTTTCATCGATACCACTACAAATACTGCAGCACTTCGTGCATGCATGTGCATAGGGAGATCCTTGAGGACGGATGA
- the LOC105171539 gene encoding fasciclin-like arabinogalactan protein 8 yields the protein MAASSLTLLSLLAIVLLSASASASNITEILSGFPEYSEFNDLLSQTKLADEINSREPVTVCVLPNGALSSFTGKYPLSVIKNILALHVLLDYFDAPKLHKISEGSVLSTTLYQTTGNAAGNLGFVNITDLRGGKVGFGSGVPGSPLDSTFTKSVKQVPYNLSVIEVSKAIAPSAVLTAPAPSASAVNITALLEKAGCKTFASLLVSTGVLKVYQSAVDKGLTIFAPNDEAFKAEDAPDLSKLSNAEVVSVLQYHALASYTPIGTLKQTKGTITTLATNGAAKYDLGVRTAGDSVSLDTGVDSSRIASTVLDSTPLCIFTVDSLLLPVELFGKAPAPAPGPAPETSPSPSPAPAADAPAPESAASPAPVLSPPAPPTSSPAGSPSEGPTADSQNSTSDNGGGVVEAPAVMKMVLTVSASVVACIFLS from the coding sequence ATGGCCGCCTCCTCCCTCACTCTACTCTCTCTCCTCGCCATTGTCCTTCTCTCTGCCTCCGCCTCCGCCTCCAATATCACTGAAATCCTCTCCGGTTTCCCTGAATACAGTGAGTTCAACGACTTACTCTCCCAGACTAAGCTTGCCGACGAAATCAACAGCCGTGAGCCGGTCACCGTTTGTGTCCTCCCCAATGGAGCCCTCTCCTCCTTCACCGGAAAATACCCACTCAGTGTCATCAAAAACATCCTAGCCCTCCACGTCTTGCTTGACTACTTCGACGCGCCGAAGCTCCACAAGATCTCCGAGGGCTCCGTTCTCTCTACTACACTGTATCAGACTACCGGGAATGCCGCTGGAAATCTGGGATTTGTCAACATTACCGATCTGAGAGGGGGGAAAGTTGGGTTCGGCTCCGGCGTCCCTGGCTCGCCTCTCGACTCCACTTTCACTAAGTCAGTCAAGCAGGTACCGTACAACCTCTCCGTTATCGAGGTCAGCAAGGCGATTGCTCCTAGCGCGGTTCTAACAGCGCCGGCTCCGTCGGCTTCTGCTGTTAACATAACGGCTTTGCTGGAGAAAGCCGGGTGCAAAACCTTTGCTTCTCTACTTGTTTCGACTGGTGTTCTGAAAGTGTACCAGTCAGCCGTAGACAAGGGTTTGACCATTTTTGCGCCCAACGATGAGGCATTCAAGGCGGAGGACGCCCCAGATCTGAGCAAGCTCAGCAATGCTGAGGTGGTCTCAGTCTTACAGTATCACGCCCTCGCCAGCTACACGCCCATCGGAACACTGAAACAGACAAAGGGTACGATAACCACTCTTGCCACCAACGGCGCCGCAAAGTATGACCTCGGGGTGAGGACAGCCGGTGACTCGGTGAGCCTCGACACCGGAGTTGACTCGTCGAGAATCGCGTCCACTGTGCTCGACTCAACTCCCCTCTGCATTTTTACCGTCGACAGTTTGCTTCTTCCAGTGGAGCTTTTCGGAAAGGCTCCAGCGCCGGCGCCGGGTCCTGCTCCCGAGACTTCTCCGTCTCCCTCTCCAGCTCCTGCGGCGGATGCTCCGGCTCCGGAATCTGCAGCGTCTCCAGCTCCTGTTCTGTCCCCTCCGGCCCCACCAACTAGCTCACCCGCCGGGTCACCGTCCGAAGGCCCCACAGCGGACTCCCAGAACAGCACCTCGGACAATGGCGGGGGAGTTGTGGAAGCTCCAGCGGTGATGAAAATGGTGCTGACAGTATCGGCATCGgtggttgcttgcattttcttgTCCTAA
- the LOC105171550 gene encoding growth-regulating factor 9, with product MHSQLLPAAIAPPPAGDEDDSGDGLVIAEKREEDYPEKINLDLGIGSCGCANEGGLKRNKRIKQEKKESLFTALQFHEFHSQILIYNSIASGLPVPFHLFLPVWTSVFNSLGPAIYKKYPSFIGISPENSGHSCSMMDPEPGRCRRTDGRKWRCSKNVVPLQKYCERHMHRGRQGSRKHVETIENVPRTDNKASDVNRMPVVSLVTSDIDNGIANSIQSDLHPRQLCSNYSIGVPETVRSDENCDALLAIKTTSAVGSLGNEVNKNINVDDATTSTSMSSNYNANAKGGHHTERKESSFKNPNPGKISSKKHIVDRENYLGFISPRFGLSPKSVLHCAAGKVSLELGSKNVIETQRQRCRRTDGKKWQCRRDAIPHQKYCEAHMHRGAKRFMLNPQFASDPLATSARMAGVSCNIGSSLDNGINLNTIPASPQHVNNSTSSTSDATTITDENISFCLNQSLHNC from the exons ATGCATTCCCAACTACTCCCTGCAGCTATTGCACCACCACCTGCAG GCGATGAAGATGACTCTGGTGATGGTTTAGTAATAGCCGAAAAAAGAGAGGAAGATTATCCAGAAAAGATCAATCTTGATCTTGGGATTGGAAGCTGTGGATGTGCAAACGAAGGAGGGTTGAAGAGGAATAAGagaattaaacaagaaaagaaagagtcaCTTTTCACTGCACTGCAGTTTCATGAGTTCCACAGCCAAATTCTTATTTACAATTCCATAGCCTCTGGTTTGCCTGTACCCTTTCACCTTTTTCTTCCCGTTTGGACGAGTGTTTTCAACTCCTTGGGCCCTGCTATCTACAAGAAATACCCCAGTT TCATAGGTATCAGTCCTGAGAACTCTGGTCATAGCTGTAGTATGATGGATCCTGAACCAGGAAGGTGTAGAAGAACTGATGGGAGAAAATGGAGGTGCAGCAAAAACGTAGTTCCACTCCAGAAATACTGTGAGCGGCACATGCACAGAGGACGGCAAGGTTCAAGAAAGCATGTGGAAACTATTGAAAATGTCCCGAGAACTGATAATAAGGCCTCTGATGTTAATAGGATGCCTGTAGTTTCTTTGGTTACGTCTGATATAGATAATGGAATTGCTAATTCCATCCAGAGCGATCTTCATCCCAGACAACTGTGTTCAAATTATAGCATCGGCGTTCCAGAAACTGTTAGGAGCGATGAGAATTGTGATGCTTTATTGGCCATCAAAACTACCAGTGCTGTCGGTTCTCTTGGCAATGAAGTTAACAAGAATATCAATGTTGACGATGCCACCACAAGCACCTCAATGAGTTCCAATTACAACGCCAACGCAAAGGGAGGTCATCACACTGAGAGGAAGGAGTCTAGTTTTAAGAATCCAAATCCTGGGAAGATCAGTAGCAAGAAACACATTGTCGACAGAGAAAACTATTTGGGCTTTATTTCCCCCAGATTTGGTTTGTCTCCAAAGAGTGTTCTTCATTGTGCCGCAG gCAAAGTCAGCCTGGAATTGGGCAGTAAGAATGTCATAGAAACCCAGCGACAGAGATGCCGGAGAACTGATGGCAAGAAATGGCAATGCAGGAGAGATGCTATCCCTCATCAGAAGTACTGTGAGGCGCACATGCATAGAGGGGCAAAGAGGTTCATGTTAAATCCACAATTTGCAAGTGATCCTCTGGCTACTTCTGCTCGGATGGCTGGTGTTTCTTGCAACATAGGCAGCAGTCTTGACAACGGCATCAACTTAAACACCATACCAGCCAGTCCTCAACATGTCAATAATTCTACTAGTAGCACAAGTGATGCCACTACCATCACCGACGAGAATATTAGCTTTTGTCTTAATCAATCTCTCCATAACTGCTGA
- the LOC105171560 gene encoding serine/threonine-protein kinase Aurora-3 isoform X2, translated as MTAHPPKPTKQSLRSSKRQWSISDFDIGKPLGKGKFGRVYLAREIKVIFKEQIEKYRLHHQLRREMEIQTGLRHPNVLRLYGWFHDAERIFLILEYAHGGELYRQLRKLGHLSERQAATYIASLTQALAYCHEKDVIHRDIKPENLLLDHEGRLKIADFGWSVQSRSKRHTMCGTLDYLAPEMVENKAHDYAVDNWTLGVLCYEFLYGVPPFEAESQKDTFRRIMKVDLSFPSTPDVSAEAKNLITRLLVKDSSKRLSLPKILEHPWIVKNADPMGICPK; from the exons ATGACCGCTCACCCACCCAAACCCACGAAACAATCCCTCAGATCCTCTAAAAGGCAATGGTCAATCTCCGATTTCGACATCGGCAAACCCCTCGGCAAAGGGAAATTCGGCCGAGTCTATCTCGCCCGCGAAATCAAG GTGATATTCAAGGAGCAAATAGAGAAGTACAGACTGCACCACCAGTTGCGGAGGGAAATGGAGATCCAAACGGGCCTCAGACACCCGAATGTTTTGAGGCTCTATGGATGGTTTCATGACGCTGAGCGGATATTCTTGATCTTGGAGTACGCTCATGGCGGTGAGCTCTACAGACAACTCCGTAAATTGGGACACCTCTCCGAAAGACAAGCAGCCACA TACATAGCGAGTCTCACCCAGGCTCTGGCATATTGTCATGAAAAGGATGTGATTCATAGAGACATCAAGCCAGAAAATCTGTTGCTTGATCATGAG GGTCGCCTCAAAATTGCGGACTTTGGTTGGTCCGTACAATCCAGAAGCAAAAGACACACAATGTGTGGAACTTTGGACTATTTAGCACCAGAAATGGTGGAGAACAAGGCCCACGACTATGCAGTGGATAACTGGACTTTGGGTGTTCTCTGCTATGAGTTTCTATATGGTGTCCCTCCGTTTGAGGCTGAAAGCCAAAAAGACACATTTAGAAG GATTATGAAGGTTGACCTAAGTTTTCCTTCCACCCCTGATGTGTCTGCAGAAGCTAAAAATCTCATTACCCGG CTTCTAGTAAAGGATTCATCAAAAAGGCTCTCTCTTCCCAAGATCCTGGAACATCCTTGGATAGTTAAGAATGCTGATCCCATGGGCATCTGCCCAAAATAG
- the LOC105171560 gene encoding serine/threonine-protein kinase Aurora-3 isoform X1: protein MTAHPPKPTKQSLRSSKRQWSISDFDIGKPLGKGKFGRVYLAREIKSNYIIALKVIFKEQIEKYRLHHQLRREMEIQTGLRHPNVLRLYGWFHDAERIFLILEYAHGGELYRQLRKLGHLSERQAATYIASLTQALAYCHEKDVIHRDIKPENLLLDHEGRLKIADFGWSVQSRSKRHTMCGTLDYLAPEMVENKAHDYAVDNWTLGVLCYEFLYGVPPFEAESQKDTFRRIMKVDLSFPSTPDVSAEAKNLITRLLVKDSSKRLSLPKILEHPWIVKNADPMGICPK, encoded by the exons ATGACCGCTCACCCACCCAAACCCACGAAACAATCCCTCAGATCCTCTAAAAGGCAATGGTCAATCTCCGATTTCGACATCGGCAAACCCCTCGGCAAAGGGAAATTCGGCCGAGTCTATCTCGCCCGCGAAATCAAG agtaattatataatagcgtTGAAGGTGATATTCAAGGAGCAAATAGAGAAGTACAGACTGCACCACCAGTTGCGGAGGGAAATGGAGATCCAAACGGGCCTCAGACACCCGAATGTTTTGAGGCTCTATGGATGGTTTCATGACGCTGAGCGGATATTCTTGATCTTGGAGTACGCTCATGGCGGTGAGCTCTACAGACAACTCCGTAAATTGGGACACCTCTCCGAAAGACAAGCAGCCACA TACATAGCGAGTCTCACCCAGGCTCTGGCATATTGTCATGAAAAGGATGTGATTCATAGAGACATCAAGCCAGAAAATCTGTTGCTTGATCATGAG GGTCGCCTCAAAATTGCGGACTTTGGTTGGTCCGTACAATCCAGAAGCAAAAGACACACAATGTGTGGAACTTTGGACTATTTAGCACCAGAAATGGTGGAGAACAAGGCCCACGACTATGCAGTGGATAACTGGACTTTGGGTGTTCTCTGCTATGAGTTTCTATATGGTGTCCCTCCGTTTGAGGCTGAAAGCCAAAAAGACACATTTAGAAG GATTATGAAGGTTGACCTAAGTTTTCCTTCCACCCCTGATGTGTCTGCAGAAGCTAAAAATCTCATTACCCGG CTTCTAGTAAAGGATTCATCAAAAAGGCTCTCTCTTCCCAAGATCCTGGAACATCCTTGGATAGTTAAGAATGCTGATCCCATGGGCATCTGCCCAAAATAG
- the LOC105171580 gene encoding spastin, with protein MSFLKEIIENFGSIFSDSVQSQQNPSSAGDPSMDGDGGVSTGNERTAYKLKGYFDLAKEEIAKAVRAEEWGIPDDAVFHYQNAQRILSEAISTPVPSYISSSELEKVKSYRLKISNWQGQVAGRLQALARRTGGSSEIKSTSPKLQTGAISSTASPRKVAVQKPSGNVRGASAVRNQANNATTRRPVQESGSGYDAKLVEMINSVIVDHSPSVKWEDIAGLEMAKQALMEMVILPTKRRDLFTGLRKPAKGLLLFGPPGTGKTLLAKAVASESDATFFNVSASSLTSKWVGEGEKLVRTLFQVAISRQPSVIFIDEIDSIMSTRTENENEASRRLKSEFLVQFDGVTSSSGDLVTVIGATNKPQELDDAVLRRLVKRIYIPLPDRNARRLLLKHKLKGHAFALPDRDLERLVAETDGYSGSDLQALCEEAAMMPIRELGSNILTVQANQVRGLRYGDFQKAMTVIRPSLQKNKWEELERWNREFGSN; from the exons ATGAGCTTTCTCAAAGAGATCATCGAAAACTTTGGCTCGATTTTCTCCGATTCGGTACAGTCGCAGCAAAACCCTAGCTCCGCTGGCGATCCGTCCATGGATGGAGACGGCGGCGTTTCGACGGGGAACGAACGGACTGCGTATAAGCTGAAAGGTTACTTCGATTTGGCCAAGGAGGAGATTGCTAAGGCCGTTCGAGCCGAAGAGTGGGGGATACCTGACGACGCAGTTTTTCATTACCAGAATGCACAGAGGATACTTAGTGAGGCGATATCCACTCCGGTTCCTTCTTACATCTCCTCTAG TGAACTGGAGAAGGTCAAATCTTATCGTCTAAAGATATCAAACTGGCAGGGTCAAGTAGCAGGGAGATTACAAGCTTTAGCTCGAAGAACAG GTGGATCATCAGAAATCAAG AGCACCTCGCCTAAGTTGCAAACTGGGGCAATTTCATCTACAGCTTCCCCGAGAAAAGTGGCAGTACAAAAGCCTTCTGGCAATGTCAGAGGTGCTTCTGCTGTAAGGAATCAGGCTAATAATGCAACGACCCGAAGACCTGTACAGGAATCTGGCAGTGGTTATGATGCTAAACTGGTGGAAATGATAAATTCTGTGATTGTCGACCATAGCCCTTCAGTTAAATGGGAAGACATTG CGGGGCTTGAGATGGCAAAACAAGCACTGATGGAAATGGTCATCCTGCCAACTAAAAGAAGAGATCTTTTTACTGGACTCCGGAAGCCAGCCAAGG GTTTACTTCTCTTTGGACCACCTGGCACTGGGAAGACCCTGCTTGCTAAAGCAGTTGCTTCAGAGTCCGATGctactttttttaatgtttctgCTTCTTCCCTGACATCAAAGTGG GTGGGGGAGGGCGAAAAGCTTGTTCGCACTCTTTTTCAGGTTGCCATTTCCAGGCAGCCATCAGTAATATTCATTGATGAG ATAGATAGTATCATGTCAACAAGAACGGAGAATGAGAATGAAGCAAGTAGAAGGCTGAAGTCAGAGTTTCTAGTTCAGTTCGATGGGGTGACATCAAGTTCTGGTGATTTAGTTACTGTCATTG GTGCAACCAATAAACCCCAAGAGTTGGACGATGCAGTTCTTAGAAGATTG GTTAAGAGAATATACATACCTTTGCCAGATCGAAATGCCAGAAGACTTCTTTTGAAACATAAGCTCAAGGGCCATGCATTTGCTTTGCCAG ATAGAGACTTAGAGAGGCTTGTTGCAGAAACAGATG GATATTCTGGAAGTGACCTACAAGCATTGTGTGAGGAAGCTGCAATGATGCCAATCAGAGAGCTGGGTTCGAACATTCTAACTGTTCAGGCCAATCAG GTTAGGGGATTAAGATATGGAGATTTTCAAAAGGCAATGACTGTTATTAGACCTAGCTTACAGAAAAACAAGTGGGAAGAGCTCGAAAGGTGGAATCGTGAGTTCGGCTCTAACTAG
- the LOC105174244 gene encoding 2-methylene-furan-3-one reductase-like — MQKAWFYEEHGPKEVLQQGDVPIPYPQADQLLVQVHAAALNPIDFKLRQNPLGPVDLPVVPGCDMAGVVVAKGDGALRFDVGDEVYGNIQNFKAEGKLKQLGSLAEFVVLEEELVAVKPKNVSFEEAASLPVAVQTAVEGFKTAGFKEGQSVFIVGGAGGVGTSALQLAKQFYKASVVTATTSTGKVDFLKGLGADKVVDYTKTRYMEVEEKYDFVFDTIGDSRKSYVVAKEDAPVIDITWPPSNPRAQHTSLTVSGKILEELRPYLESGRLKAVIDPTSPFPFSNVIEAFKHLETGRARGKVVISPVVSSSHDLAFCT; from the exons ATGCAAAAGGCTTGGTTCTATGAAGAGCATGGCCCCAAAGAAGTCCTGCAACAAGGGGATGTACCGATTCCGTATCCACAGGCTGATCAACTGCTAGTCCAAGTCCATGCTGCAGCCTTGAATCCTATTGATTTCAAGTTGCGTCAGAATCCATTGGGCCCTGTAGATCTTCCA GTTGTTCCTGGCTGCGACATGGCTGGGGTGGTGGTGGCAAAGGGAGATGGTGCTTTGAGATTTGATGTTGGTGATGAGGTTTATGGGAATATACAGAATTTCAAGGCAGAAGGGAAGCTGAAGCAGCTTGGATCCCTGGCGGAGTTTGTCGTCCTGGAGGAGGAGTTGGTGGCTGTTAAGCCGAAGAACGTGTCATTTGAGGAGGCAGCCAGCTTGCCTGTGGCGGTTCAAACAGCAGTTGAAGGCTTCAAGACTGCTGGTTTCAAGGAGGGGCAGTCAGTTTTCATAGTTGGTGGCGCTGGTGGCGTGGGGACTTCAGCTCTTCAGCTGGCCAAGCAGTTTTACAAAGCTTCTGTGGTAACTGCCACGACCAGTACCGGAAAGGTGGATTTCTTGAAGGGCTTGGGGGCCGACAAAGTGGTGGATTACACCAAGACTAGATACATGGAAGTCGAGGAAAAATACGATTTTGTTTTCGACACAATTG GCGACTCAAGAAAATCTTATGTGGTGGCTAAGGAAGACGCCCCAGTTATTGACATAACATGGCCTCCGTCAAATCCTAGAGCTCAGCATACAAGTCTGACGGTTTCTGGGAAGATTTTGGAGGAACTTAGGCCATATTTGGAGAGCGGAAGACTGAAAGCAGTGATTGATCCCACCAGCCCATTTCCATTCAGTAATGTTATTGAGGCTTTTAAACATCTAGAAACGGGAAGAGCCAGGGGAAAAGTTGTCATCTCTCCAGTTGTTTCCTCCTCCCATGATCTTGCTTTCTGCACCTAG